The Parvibaculaceae bacterium PLY_AMNH_Bact1 genome window below encodes:
- a CDS encoding hypothetical protein (Derived by automated computational analysis using gene prediction method: GeneMarkS-2+.): protein MSTTSVEIQGATYHLGASAEDASVSDSAVAAGVAFLKQAVREAHDDMGLVSQGHLDVLPRSEAARTALEAARTALEAARTAVHAGHPDHSIAAAKYAVVGALADQVVQHMREAAHVTSVYVVSGECGTFSIDFDAVLDVPSDLRGALWLEMIRGLRPGVVKGGIAVAGRRVPNSADGDADIVAVYARSGAEAALSAILVADSAGLSDRAKNQAIPATEDIWDALSKGVRVLSPLRQANLVRTGVLALRGRGRCVGQIAQDRLLRFGVSDWR from the coding sequence GTGAGTACGACGTCAGTCGAAATTCAGGGTGCGACCTATCATCTGGGTGCCAGCGCAGAAGACGCGTCTGTGTCTGACAGCGCTGTTGCAGCAGGTGTTGCCTTTCTCAAGCAAGCCGTTCGCGAAGCTCACGACGATATGGGTTTGGTTTCCCAAGGGCATCTTGACGTGTTGCCGCGCAGTGAAGCCGCGCGGACAGCGTTGGAAGCCGCACGGACAGCGTTGGAAGCCGCACGGACTGCGGTTCATGCAGGGCACCCTGATCATTCAATTGCGGCAGCGAAATATGCCGTTGTCGGCGCGCTGGCGGACCAAGTTGTGCAGCACATGCGCGAGGCTGCGCATGTGACCTCAGTTTATGTCGTAAGTGGTGAATGTGGCACTTTTTCCATCGACTTTGATGCGGTTCTGGATGTGCCGTCTGACCTGCGCGGGGCTCTATGGCTTGAAATGATCCGCGGTTTACGCCCCGGTGTCGTTAAAGGGGGGATCGCTGTCGCTGGTCGTAGAGTGCCCAACAGCGCGGATGGGGATGCTGACATTGTTGCGGTTTACGCCCGTTCTGGCGCGGAGGCTGCCCTCAGCGCCATTCTGGTTGCTGACTCTGCAGGCCTTTCAGATCGGGCCAAAAACCAGGCGATTCCTGCTACTGAAGACATTTGGGACGCTCTCTCCAAAGGGGTTCGGGTGCTTTCGCCTCTGAGGCAGGCCAATTTGGTGCGCACAGGTGTTTTGGCCTTACGCGGGCGTGGACGTTGCGTCGGGCAGATCGCCCAGGATCGCTTGCTCCGCTTTGGTGTGTCGGACTGGCGCTAA
- a CDS encoding NADH:flavin oxidoreductase (Derived by automated computational analysis using gene prediction method: Protein Homology.) gives MTDLFEPLSFTRGPDMKNRFMLAPLTNTQSHDDGRLSDEEFRWLTMRAEGGFGLTMTCAAHVQAVGQGFPGQLGIFSDDHLEGLTRLASAIKSQDSVAVVQLHHAGMRSPQELIGEKPHCPSDNEEFGARALSTAEVDRLIEDFIAAAERAEKAGFDGVELHGAHGYILCQFLSPGVNQRDDKYGGSLENRSRPLFDIIDGIRARCGVDFHLGVRLSPERFDLKLNEIVDVAQRLMDEGKIDYLDMSLWNVFKEPTDDEFKGKKLMDYFTELDRGNVRLGVAGKIARPEDAQACLDQGCDFVLLGRAAILTHDFPNKLAADASFEPVTIPVTAAYLNEQGLSGKFVDYMGQWPGFVEG, from the coding sequence ATGACTGATCTGTTTGAACCGCTATCATTCACGCGGGGACCGGATATGAAGAACCGTTTCATGCTGGCACCGCTCACAAACACTCAGAGCCATGATGATGGACGCCTGTCGGACGAGGAGTTTCGCTGGCTTACCATGCGGGCGGAAGGTGGTTTTGGATTGACCATGACCTGCGCGGCGCATGTGCAGGCTGTGGGACAGGGCTTTCCCGGGCAACTGGGCATTTTCTCTGACGATCACCTTGAAGGCTTGACGCGCCTGGCCTCAGCGATCAAATCACAAGACAGCGTTGCTGTAGTGCAGTTGCATCATGCGGGTATGCGTTCACCGCAGGAGCTTATCGGCGAAAAACCTCATTGCCCATCTGACAATGAAGAGTTTGGCGCCCGCGCCTTGTCGACCGCAGAGGTCGACCGGTTGATCGAAGATTTTATTGCTGCGGCAGAGCGCGCTGAGAAAGCGGGCTTTGATGGCGTCGAACTTCATGGGGCCCATGGATATATCCTGTGCCAGTTCCTCAGTCCTGGTGTGAACCAACGTGACGATAAGTATGGTGGGTCGCTTGAAAACCGGTCGCGGCCTCTGTTTGATATCATTGATGGCATTCGCGCGCGGTGCGGTGTGGATTTTCACCTTGGTGTCCGGCTGTCGCCTGAACGGTTTGATCTGAAATTGAACGAGATTGTGGACGTGGCGCAGCGTCTGATGGACGAAGGTAAGATCGACTATCTGGATATGTCGCTTTGGAATGTCTTCAAGGAACCGACCGATGACGAGTTCAAGGGCAAAAAGCTCATGGACTATTTCACGGAATTGGACCGGGGTAATGTGCGACTTGGTGTTGCAGGAAAAATCGCACGCCCTGAAGATGCGCAAGCCTGTCTGGATCAAGGGTGTGATTTCGTTCTGCTCGGTCGAGCTGCCATCCTGACCCATGATTTTCCGAATAAGCTGGCGGCCGATGCATCGTTTGAGCCGGTGACTATTCCGGTAACCGCTGCGTATCTGAATGAGCAGGGGCTGAGTGGTAAGTTTGTTGACTATATGGGCCAATGGCCGGGGTTTGTTGAGGGCTAA
- a CDS encoding methyl-accepting chemotaxis protein (Derived by automated computational analysis using gene prediction method: Protein Homology. GO_component: GO:0016020 - membrane [Evidence IEA]; GO_process: GO:0007165 - signal transduction [Evidence IEA]) codes for MNNLSLSKKLPLIMGTLATLAAISAGFVGFIQAQSALHHAEEEKLLAILHDRASSLKDWYSTIDGDLSVEAENPMVNEALYAFEDGWAELGSGQRQRLQRLYIDENPHPLGSKDELDVANDGSSYALAHKSYHPYFRHLQRERGYDDVLLLDPDGNVVYSVFKEVDYATNVTTGEWKDTNLGSAFRAARDAGTSRERTFFDFKHYAPSQGAPAAFMSAPIIGPGNRLAGVIIFQMPVDTLNHVMNRTAGLGETGETFVVGPDHLMRSNSRFSEESTILERRVDTEPVDLALAGETGIMETLDYRDHEVFSAYTPVEMGNTTWAILVDQDSHEAMEAIDGLLLVLLEVIGITTLVLAGVGIWVGRMITKPILAMADTMEDIAGGDTGTQVPGTDRTDELGQMASAVEVFRRGLIERAEMRVEQENERTATRKAIKQAVNDIAVQVEASTSSLIEDVSSAIDSATKVSREIKDAAKRVEEDTHTVAAATEESQASLNTMSSSTEGMANSIRDISREMETSLGATNQAVSAGDDAKLKIGSLSDSVEKVSEVVAVITGIAEQTNLLALNATIEAARAGEAGKGFAVVASEVKDLANQTARSTDEIVAQISDIQQSTEAAVQSFDNISTALDRVQAVAQTIAGAVEKQNTATEEIASTADETRQASEEIAQSVASVSTEARKTSEQTVDLNRAIDSVTEMVRDLGADLNKVVRASTDEADRRLSERIEDDSACELVVNDKTYQTTLSDLSATAVRVARPETLADVRGRIEFYSKTHDIRCEADVIECSGTFIRLEFVEKQSINIAA; via the coding sequence ATGAACAATCTATCACTTTCAAAAAAGCTCCCTCTTATCATGGGAACTTTGGCAACGCTTGCTGCTATTTCAGCGGGATTTGTCGGATTTATTCAGGCGCAAAGCGCGCTTCATCATGCGGAAGAAGAGAAGCTTCTGGCAATTTTGCATGACAGGGCTTCCTCTCTGAAAGACTGGTACAGCACGATAGACGGAGACCTGTCAGTGGAGGCAGAAAATCCGATGGTCAATGAAGCTCTCTATGCGTTTGAAGATGGATGGGCGGAATTGGGTAGCGGTCAGCGTCAACGCCTACAACGACTCTATATTGATGAAAACCCCCATCCGCTAGGAAGCAAGGATGAGCTGGATGTTGCAAACGATGGATCCAGCTATGCACTCGCGCATAAATCCTATCACCCCTACTTCCGCCACCTGCAAAGAGAACGTGGCTATGACGACGTCTTACTTTTGGATCCAGATGGCAATGTCGTTTATTCGGTGTTCAAAGAAGTCGATTATGCAACCAATGTGACCACCGGAGAATGGAAAGACACTAACCTTGGAAGTGCATTCCGCGCAGCCCGAGACGCCGGAACAAGTCGAGAGAGAACGTTCTTCGACTTCAAGCATTATGCACCAAGTCAGGGGGCACCAGCCGCTTTCATGTCGGCACCCATAATCGGTCCAGGCAATCGGTTGGCAGGCGTGATCATATTTCAGATGCCAGTTGATACACTGAACCACGTGATGAACCGCACAGCAGGGCTAGGAGAGACCGGCGAAACATTCGTTGTCGGCCCAGACCATCTGATGCGGAGCAATTCACGCTTCTCAGAAGAGTCAACAATTCTCGAGCGCAGGGTCGACACTGAGCCGGTTGATCTCGCCCTAGCAGGTGAGACAGGGATCATGGAGACATTGGACTATCGCGACCACGAAGTCTTCAGCGCCTACACACCCGTTGAAATGGGAAACACCACTTGGGCCATCCTCGTTGACCAAGACTCCCATGAAGCCATGGAGGCAATCGACGGTCTGCTATTGGTTCTACTCGAAGTGATTGGGATTACGACACTGGTCCTTGCCGGAGTTGGCATATGGGTCGGACGCATGATCACGAAACCGATCCTTGCAATGGCTGATACAATGGAAGACATCGCTGGCGGAGACACAGGAACTCAGGTTCCAGGCACTGACCGCACTGATGAGCTCGGACAAATGGCATCGGCAGTCGAGGTTTTCCGTCGAGGATTAATCGAGAGAGCTGAAATGCGTGTCGAGCAGGAAAATGAACGGACAGCAACCCGCAAAGCGATCAAACAAGCAGTGAACGACATTGCGGTGCAAGTGGAGGCCAGCACGAGCTCCCTCATTGAGGATGTCTCTAGTGCGATAGACAGCGCTACAAAGGTCTCACGAGAAATTAAGGATGCGGCCAAACGCGTGGAGGAAGATACCCATACAGTTGCAGCTGCAACAGAAGAATCTCAGGCCAGCCTGAATACCATGTCCTCATCCACCGAAGGAATGGCGAACTCCATCCGTGATATCAGCCGAGAAATGGAGACGTCTCTGGGGGCGACCAACCAAGCAGTATCTGCAGGCGACGATGCCAAACTGAAAATTGGATCGCTATCAGACTCTGTCGAGAAGGTAAGTGAGGTCGTCGCGGTTATCACAGGAATCGCGGAGCAAACCAACCTTCTGGCACTTAATGCGACTATCGAAGCTGCCCGAGCCGGTGAAGCTGGCAAAGGGTTTGCTGTAGTTGCCTCAGAAGTCAAAGACCTTGCCAACCAGACAGCACGGTCAACAGACGAAATCGTCGCACAAATCTCCGACATTCAGCAATCAACTGAGGCGGCAGTCCAATCCTTTGACAACATCTCAACGGCTCTGGATCGCGTCCAAGCAGTTGCCCAAACAATTGCAGGCGCCGTTGAAAAGCAAAACACCGCAACCGAAGAGATTGCCTCAACAGCTGATGAGACAAGACAGGCGTCTGAGGAGATTGCGCAGAGCGTTGCTTCAGTCTCAACTGAGGCCAGAAAAACAAGCGAGCAAACTGTGGATCTCAACCGGGCCATAGACAGTGTCACCGAAATGGTGCGCGACCTTGGAGCCGACCTGAACAAAGTCGTCAGAGCTTCAACTGACGAAGCGGACCGTCGCCTTTCTGAAAGGATCGAAGATGACTCCGCTTGCGAACTTGTGGTCAACGATAAGACCTATCAAACCACCCTTTCGGATCTTTCCGCGACTGCAGTTCGTGTTGCGCGCCCCGAAACGCTTGCAGATGTCCGTGGACGGATCGAGTTTTACTCCAAAACGCACGATATCAGGTGTGAGGCTGACGTGATCGAATGTAGCGGGACATTCATCCGCCTCGAATTTGTAGAAAAACAAAGCATCAATATCGCTGCCTAA
- a CDS encoding class I SAM-dependent methyltransferase (Derived by automated computational analysis using gene prediction method: Protein Homology.), with the protein MGFYEKHIVPRIINSKFACGAKPIAYQRKKVVPMAEGRVLEIGIGTGLNLEHYDPSRVERVIGLDPSEESWKIAGARAEGLGFDVEFIGLPGEEIPLEANSVDTVLVTYALCTIPDTRTALEGMRRVLRPGGNLIFLEHGFAPDPDVQKWQNRINPLWKRIAGGCHVNRKIPTLLEEGGFKVKDLETMYLPDTPQFAGFNYWGTAQES; encoded by the coding sequence ATGGGCTTTTACGAAAAACATATTGTCCCTCGGATCATCAACAGTAAGTTTGCTTGCGGCGCTAAGCCAATTGCCTACCAGCGGAAAAAGGTGGTTCCGATGGCAGAAGGCCGGGTTCTGGAAATCGGTATCGGGACTGGGCTTAATCTTGAGCATTATGATCCTTCTCGCGTTGAGCGGGTGATTGGTCTGGACCCTTCCGAAGAGAGTTGGAAGATTGCAGGCGCGCGCGCTGAAGGTCTGGGGTTTGACGTTGAGTTTATCGGTCTGCCGGGAGAGGAAATTCCTCTGGAGGCGAATTCGGTGGACACTGTCCTCGTGACCTACGCGCTTTGTACAATTCCTGACACTCGTACAGCGTTGGAAGGCATGCGCCGTGTTTTGCGTCCTGGTGGAAATTTGATTTTCCTGGAACATGGATTTGCACCTGACCCTGATGTTCAAAAATGGCAGAATCGGATTAACCCGCTCTGGAAGCGGATCGCTGGTGGCTGTCATGTGAACCGCAAGATCCCGACATTGCTGGAAGAGGGGGGCTTCAAGGTCAAGGATCTTGAGACCATGTACCTGCCTGATACGCCGCAATTTGCGGGTTTCAATTATTGGGGTACGGCTCAGGAATCCTGA